Below is a genomic region from Desulfovibrio sp. X2.
AGGACGTCAGCTTCAACCCCATCTTCATGATGGTCAACTCCGGCGCCCGAGGCAACCAGGACCAGATGCGCCAGCTGGCCGGCATGCGCGGCCTGATGGCCAAGCCGTCCGGCGAGATCATCGAGACGCCGATCACCTCGTGCTTCCGCGAGGGCCTCTCGGTTCTGCAGTACTTCAACTCCACCCACGGCGCTCGTAAGGGCCTCGCGGACACGGCGCTCAAGACGGCGAACTCGGGCTACCTGACCCGCCGTCTCGTCGACGTCGTCCAGGACGTCATCGTCTCGGAGATCGACTGCGGCACCGTGGACGGCATCGAGCTGACCCACCTGGTCAAGTCCGGCAACATCGAGCAGAAGCTCTCCGAGCGCGTGCTCGGCCGCGTGACCATGTTCCCGGTCTTCGACGAGGAGACCGGCGAGATCATCATCCCCGAGAACACCATGATCGACGAGAAGGTCGCCGACCTCCTCGACGACCGCGGCGTCTCCTCCATCGTCATCCGCTCCGTGCTCACCTGCCAGTCCGAGCACGGCGTGTGCGCGCACTGCTACGGCCGCGACCTGGCGCGCGGCCGCCTGGTCAACGTGGGCGAGACGGTCGGCATCATCGCCGCCCAGTCCATCGGCGAGCCTGGCACGCAGCTGACCATGCGCACCTTCCACATCGGCGGCACGGCGTCGCGCGAGATCGAGCGCAGCTCGATCCAGTCGAGCCACACCGGCCAGGTGGTGCTGCACCGCGTGAAGACGGTCACCAACTCCGAGGGCTACGACATGGTCCTCAACAAGTCGGGCCAGATCGGCATCGTGGACGAGCAGGGCCGCGAGCGCGAGAAGTACATCCTGCCCTCGGGCGCCAAGCTGTACGTCAAGCACACCCAGGCCGTGAAGAAGGGCGACATGGTCGCCGAGTGGGACCCGTTCAACGAGCCGTTCGTCACGGACGTCGAGGGCACCATCCGCTTCGCCGACATCATCGAAGGCAAGACCTACCAGGAGAAGGTGGACGAGACCACGCGCCGTTCCACCCAGACGATCATGGAGTACCGCTCCACGAACCTGAAGCCGACCATCTCCGTGGTCGACGAGAAGGGAAGGGTGAAGAAGCGCCCGGGGTCCGAGACCAAGGCGACCTTCACCCTGCCGGTGGGCGCGATCATCATGATCCGCGACGGTGACGCGGTCCGGGCCGGCGACATCATCGCCCGCAAGCCCCGCGAAACCTCCAAGACCAAGGACATCGTCGGCGGCCTGCCGCGCGTCGCCGAGCTCTTCGAGGTTAGGAAGCCCAAGGACCAGGCCGTGGTCTCCGAGATCGACGGCACCATCTCCTTCGGTCCCGAGACCAAGGGCAAGCGCAAGATCATCGTCACCCCGGAGGTCGGCGATCCCAAGGAGTACCTGATCCCCAAGGGCAAGCACGTCACCGTGACCGAGGGCGACTTCGTGGAGGCGGGCGAGCTCCTGACCGAAGGCTACCCCGAGCTGCACGACATCCTGAAGATCAAGGGCGAGAAGTACCTGGCCCGCTACCTCGTGGAAGAGGTCCAGGACGTCTACCGCTTCCAGGGCGTGGCCATCAACGACAAGCACATCGAGATCATCGTCCGCCAGATGCTGAAGAAGGTCAGCATCATCGATCCGGGCGACACCTCCTTCCTCATGGGCGAGCAGACCGACAAGCAGCGCTTCATGGAGGAAAACCTGAAGGTGGTGACCGAGGGGCTGAAGCCCGCTGTGGCCGAGCCGCTGGTGCTCGGCATCACCCAGGCCTCGCTGACCACGGACTCCTTCATCTCGGCGGCCTCCTTCCAGGAGACCACCAAGGTGCTCACCGAGGCCTCCCTGGCGGGCAAATCCGATCCGCTGCGCGGCCTGAAGGAGAACGTCATCGTCGGCCGCCTCATCCCCGCAGGCACCGGCTACCGCCGCTACATGGACTGCGACATCTCGGTTCCCGAGCAGCCCGAGCGGCCCGACAGGTTCCTCGAGGACCTCGAGGAGGAGTCGGCCTACACCTCCTCCTCGGCCATCCGCGAGTAGCCCGCTTCCTGCCGCGGCAGGAGGCGCTTCAAAGCGATGTACGGCCGCCCGGGCGCACGCCCGGGCGGCCTTTTTCGTGCGGAAAGGTGCGCCCGGCAGGAGGGAGGAAAGTTTCTTGCCGCACGGGCCTTGTCAAGGTCGAGGAAAAGACATATGTAGCTGCCTCGCCCGGTAGGGGTGCGCTCTTTGTTTGCTTTTGTCGTCAGTCGCGTGCTGTACGCCAAGTGGATGCCGGAAGGCAGCCTTCTGCCATCCACTTCGCGTGCATCAGGATTGAACCACCGCTACTCCGTCCGCATCTGCGGGGAAGCGCGCCGAACCGGGCGGAATGCTGACCATCCGGCGAGGCCACACCTTCCACTGACGGCTTGCCGCCAGTGCCCCCATACCGGACCACTGATCCGAACAGGTTTGGTGCGTCCGTCGATTCCGGCGATGCCCGACGTTCCCGTGCGGAACGGCGCAGGCGCACGTTGTGTGCTATGCATTGGGTCATCCGCCGCGCGATGAACGATTAGCTCTTGACAGAGGGCCGCGGGCCGTACTATGTGCTGCGGTCTTTGCGCCTTACACACTTTTTGAGGAAGGGAGCCTATGCCCACGATTAACCAGCTCGTCAACAAGGCCCGCAAGGAAGTCGCGAAGCGCCGCAAGACGCCCGCCCTTCAGGCCTGCCCGCAGCGCCGCGGCGTGTGCACGCGCGTGTACACGACGACGCCCAAGAAGCCGAACTCGGCCCTCCGTAAGGTCGCCCGCGTGCGCCTGACCAACGGCATCGAGGTCACGGCCTACATCCCCGGTGAAGGCCACAACCTCCAGGAACACTCCGTGGTCATGATCCGTGGCGGCCGCGTCAAGGACTTGCCCGGCGTTCGTTACCACATCATCCGCGGCACCCTCGACACCGCCGGCGTCAATGATCGCCGTCAGGGTCGTTCGAAGTACGGCGCCAAGCGTCCGAAGTAAGGGAGAAGTTCGATGCCCCGCAAAGGTCCGGTTCCCAAGAGGGAAATCCTCCCCGATCCGAAGTTCAAGAGCGTTCTCGCCACGCGCTTCATCAACCGTATGATGGAGCAGGGCAAGAAGAACGTTGCCGAGCGTATTTTTTACTCCTGCCTCGACATCCTGGCCGACAAGACCAGCGAGGAGCCCCTGCGCGCCTTCGAGAAGGCCGTGGACAACGTGAAGCCCTTCGTCGAGGTCAAGTCCCGCCGTGTCGGCGGCGCCACCTACCAGGTGCCCGTCGAGGTCCGCCACGACCGCCAGGTGACCCTGGCCATCCGCTGGCTGATCGGCTACGCCCGCTCCCGTGGTGAGAAGGGCATGGTCGCCAAGCTCTCCAACGAGCTGCTGGATGCCTTCAACAATCGCGGCGGCGCCGTGAAGAAGAAGGAAGACACCCACCGCATGGCCGAAGCCAACAAGGCTTTCGCGCACTATCGCTGGTAGGGGGGATTACACCGTGGCACGTACTGTACCAATTCATATGCAGCGTAATATCGGCATCATGGCCCACATCGATGCCGGTAAGACGACTACGACGGAGCGCATCCTCTTCTATACGGGCGTCTCCCATAAGATCGGCGAAGTGCACGACGGCGAGGCTACCATGGACTGGATGGTCCAGGAGCAGGAGCGCGGCA
It encodes:
- the rpsL gene encoding 30S ribosomal protein S12, which encodes MPTINQLVNKARKEVAKRRKTPALQACPQRRGVCTRVYTTTPKKPNSALRKVARVRLTNGIEVTAYIPGEGHNLQEHSVVMIRGGRVKDLPGVRYHIIRGTLDTAGVNDRRQGRSKYGAKRPK
- the rpsG gene encoding 30S ribosomal protein S7, producing the protein MPRKGPVPKREILPDPKFKSVLATRFINRMMEQGKKNVAERIFYSCLDILADKTSEEPLRAFEKAVDNVKPFVEVKSRRVGGATYQVPVEVRHDRQVTLAIRWLIGYARSRGEKGMVAKLSNELLDAFNNRGGAVKKKEDTHRMAEANKAFAHYRW